Proteins from a genomic interval of Arachis hypogaea cultivar Tifrunner chromosome 10, arahy.Tifrunner.gnm2.J5K5, whole genome shotgun sequence:
- the LOC112716953 gene encoding GPI mannosyltransferase 1 isoform X2 produces the protein MASGDSPYKRTTYRYSPLLAFLLIPNSLIHRSWGKFIFSASDLLVGYFIHFILQQRKVPRKLCNYCVMTWLFNPFTFTIGTRGNCEPVVCAMILWIIICLMKGNLLQSAFWYGLIVHFRIYPIIYAIPIVLVLDPNFFPSNRKPILKNWTAAQAERLNDGNCLCSLHNLLKCIFTRKRLMFGMVSAAVFFLFTGLSYYLYGWEFLHEALLYHLTRTDPRHNFSIYFYHIYLHYGYDISVMEKLISFLPQFMVQLVLIFCFAKDLPFCLFAQTVAFVAFNKVITAQYFVWFFCLLPLILPWSKMKLKWDGMLCILSWMGAQVHWLMWGYLLEFKGKNVFLELWVASLVFHAANVFILTLVIRHHRFSSFFLGLEDVKSKNVAKLE, from the exons ATGGCTTCGGGTGATTCCCCTTATAAGAGGACCACATATCGCTATTCCCCCCTGCTTGCGTTTCTTCTCATTCCTAATTCATTAATCCATCGATCTTGGGGAAAGTTTATCTTCTCAGCTTCAG ATTTGCTGGTGGGATATTTTATCCATTTTATTCTACAGCAGAGGAAGGTACCCAGAAAACTCTGCAACTATTGTGTCATGACATGGCTCTTCAATCCATTTACTTTCACCATAGGGACACGTGGGAACTGTGAACCTGTTGTTTGTGCCATGATATTGTGGATAATTATCTGTCTTATGAAAG GTAATCTGTTGCAGTCAGCATTTTGGTATGGACTTATTGTCCATTTCAGGATTTATCCCATAATTTATGCCATCCCTATTGTCCTGGTTCTTGATCCAAATTTCTTCCCATCCAATCGGAAACCTATCCTAAAGAACTGGACTGCTGCTCAAGCAGAAAGACTCAATGATGGGAATTGCTTGTGTTCCTTACATAATCTCTTAAAATGCATATTTACAAGGAAGAGGCTGATGTTTGGAATGGTTTCGGCAGCGGTTTTCTTCTTATTTACTGGTTTGTCCTATTATTTATATGGATGGGAATTCCTACATGAGGCACTACTATACCACCTTACTAGAACAGACCCAAGGCACAACTTCTCCATCTATTTCTATCACATCTATCTTCACTATGGTTATGATATTTCAGTGATGGAGAAGCTTATCTCATTTTTGCCGCAGTTCATGGTGCAGCtggttcttattttctgttttgcaAAGGATTTGCCATTCTGTCTATTTGCTCAGACTGTAGCATTTGTAGCATTCAACAAG GTGATAACTGCACAGTATTTTGTATGGTTCTTTTGCTTGTTGCCTCTGATATTACCATGGAGCAAAATGAAGCTTAAATGGGATGGCATGCTTTGCATTCTTTCATGGATGGGAGCTCAGGTCCATTGGCTAATGTGGGGTTATCTGCTTGAGTTCAAGGGTAAAAACGTATTCTTAGAGCTTTGGGTGGCAAGCTTAGTGTTTCATGCAGCTAATGTTTTCATCCTTACATTGGTTATTCGCCACCATAgattttcttcatttttcctAGGTTTGGAGGATGTCAAGTCCAAAAATGTTGCTAAACTTGAATGA
- the LOC112716953 gene encoding GPI mannosyltransferase 1 isoform X1, protein MRSLDFTSLLLFSAIFRVILIIYGEWQDAHMEVNYTDVDYLVFSDAASLMASGDSPYKRTTYRYSPLLAFLLIPNSLIHRSWGKFIFSASDLLVGYFIHFILQQRKVPRKLCNYCVMTWLFNPFTFTIGTRGNCEPVVCAMILWIIICLMKGNLLQSAFWYGLIVHFRIYPIIYAIPIVLVLDPNFFPSNRKPILKNWTAAQAERLNDGNCLCSLHNLLKCIFTRKRLMFGMVSAAVFFLFTGLSYYLYGWEFLHEALLYHLTRTDPRHNFSIYFYHIYLHYGYDISVMEKLISFLPQFMVQLVLIFCFAKDLPFCLFAQTVAFVAFNKVITAQYFVWFFCLLPLILPWSKMKLKWDGMLCILSWMGAQVHWLMWGYLLEFKGKNVFLELWVASLVFHAANVFILTLVIRHHRFSSFFLGLEDVKSKNVAKLE, encoded by the exons ATGCGATCATTGGATTTTACGTCACTGCTTTTATTCTCTGCCATATTTCgtgttattttaattatatatggaGAGTGGCAAGATGCTCATATGGAGGTTAATTATACCGATGTTGATTACCTAGTATTTTCTGATGCTGCGTCTTTAATGGCTTCGGGTGATTCCCCTTATAAGAGGACCACATATCGCTATTCCCCCCTGCTTGCGTTTCTTCTCATTCCTAATTCATTAATCCATCGATCTTGGGGAAAGTTTATCTTCTCAGCTTCAG ATTTGCTGGTGGGATATTTTATCCATTTTATTCTACAGCAGAGGAAGGTACCCAGAAAACTCTGCAACTATTGTGTCATGACATGGCTCTTCAATCCATTTACTTTCACCATAGGGACACGTGGGAACTGTGAACCTGTTGTTTGTGCCATGATATTGTGGATAATTATCTGTCTTATGAAAG GTAATCTGTTGCAGTCAGCATTTTGGTATGGACTTATTGTCCATTTCAGGATTTATCCCATAATTTATGCCATCCCTATTGTCCTGGTTCTTGATCCAAATTTCTTCCCATCCAATCGGAAACCTATCCTAAAGAACTGGACTGCTGCTCAAGCAGAAAGACTCAATGATGGGAATTGCTTGTGTTCCTTACATAATCTCTTAAAATGCATATTTACAAGGAAGAGGCTGATGTTTGGAATGGTTTCGGCAGCGGTTTTCTTCTTATTTACTGGTTTGTCCTATTATTTATATGGATGGGAATTCCTACATGAGGCACTACTATACCACCTTACTAGAACAGACCCAAGGCACAACTTCTCCATCTATTTCTATCACATCTATCTTCACTATGGTTATGATATTTCAGTGATGGAGAAGCTTATCTCATTTTTGCCGCAGTTCATGGTGCAGCtggttcttattttctgttttgcaAAGGATTTGCCATTCTGTCTATTTGCTCAGACTGTAGCATTTGTAGCATTCAACAAG GTGATAACTGCACAGTATTTTGTATGGTTCTTTTGCTTGTTGCCTCTGATATTACCATGGAGCAAAATGAAGCTTAAATGGGATGGCATGCTTTGCATTCTTTCATGGATGGGAGCTCAGGTCCATTGGCTAATGTGGGGTTATCTGCTTGAGTTCAAGGGTAAAAACGTATTCTTAGAGCTTTGGGTGGCAAGCTTAGTGTTTCATGCAGCTAATGTTTTCATCCTTACATTGGTTATTCGCCACCATAgattttcttcatttttcctAGGTTTGGAGGATGTCAAGTCCAAAAATGTTGCTAAACTTGAATGA
- the LOC112716957 gene encoding signaling peptide TAXIMIN 1, translating into MCCCCSDEDRKCRPIGFLLGLPFAFVSLLISLVGIIVWIVGLILTCICPCCLCVTLIVEFALALIKAPFSVMEWFTSKIPC; encoded by the exons ATGTGTTGTTGTTGCTCTGATGAGGACCGAAAATGCAGGCCTATTGGGTTTCTGTTAGGCCTACCTTTTGCCTTCGTTTCTCTCCTAATCTCCCTTGTGGGTATCATTGTTTGGATCGTTGG GTTGATTTTGACATGCATATGCCCATGTTGCCTTTGTGTGACCCTCATAGTTGAGTTTGCTCTGGCTTTGATCAAGGCTCCATTTTCGGTCATGGAGTGGTTCACCTCTAAGATTCCATGTTAG
- the LOC112716955 gene encoding THO complex subunit 7A, protein MLKGRKVSGRGEAVAATYAFGPAEDDVIIKHRLLTRTTTTRGEPPLKKLQKKFTAFVSEIEKDDADNYSDCDKLARAFLQELTTFEIPLLKSKAIVDANIREQENFNELKDETNRQILIAQNDIEDLKKLLEESKVERRHKEECEAIRKLIAQQPPRSETQKLITQLEKEIMALDMENTAGSRLLELRKKQFALLLHVVDELQNTIEEEQKNLVEEMRIATEELKNGMENGSGGSEAMTIDQ, encoded by the exons ATGCTGAAAGGGAGAAAGGTTTCAGGGCGGGGAGAGGCAGTTGCAGCCACATACGCCTTCGGTCCCGCCGAAGATGACGTCATCATCAAACACAGGCTTCTCACTCGCACAACAACAACGAGGGGCGAGCCTCCATTGAAGAAGCTTCAGAAGAAGTTCACTGCTTTCGTCTCCGAGATTGAAAAGGACGACGCCGACAACTACAGCGACTGCGACAAGCTCGCGAGAGCGTTCTTGCAGGAGCTCACGACTTTCGAGATCCCGCTTCTGAAGAGCAAAGCCATTGTTGATGCAAATATCAGAGAGCAGGAGAATTTCAACGAGCTCAAGGACGAAACGAATCGACAGATCTTGATAGCGCAGAACGACATTGAAGATCTTAAGAAGCTTCTGGAAGAGAGTAAAGTTGAGAGACGGCATAAAGAGGAGTGTGAGGCTATCAGGAAATTGATTGCTCAGCAACCGCCAAGGTCAGAGACGCAGAAGCTCATTACGCAGTTGGAGAAAGAAATCATGGCGTTGGACATGGAGAATACTGCTGGTTCCAGATTGTTGGAGCTTCGGAAGAAGCAATTCGCTCTTTTGTTGCATGTG GTGGATGAGTTGCAGAACACGATAGAGGAAGAGCAGAAGAATCTGGTCGAGGAGATGAGAATAGCAACCGAGGAACTTAAGAATGGGATGGAGAATGGAAGTGGAGGCTCAGAAGCAATGACAATTGACCAGTAA
- the LOC112716958 gene encoding cytochrome P450 714A1 — MEVVMLVCFIGMVGMVMWVVFVYGIEWVKSQRVRRKLRMQGISGPPPSFLHGNLLEMHRINTASQAKVVHSSDHTHDFTESLFPYFEIWRKQYGLLYTYSTGIKQNLYMNSPELISEMNKLMTLDLGKPSHITNNLASLLGNGILRANGLSWSHQRKLIAPEFYMEKVKGMVDLMIESTQPLLIKWDKAIEAKLGSDDDDGNGTVEVEVDEDLRSLAADVISRVCFGHSYSKGIEVFSKLRLMQKKMSKHGTFLFGIKGLRDTLNNIWRGKENEIKIMEKEVESLIWELVEERKQECSDKPSSKKDLMHLLLEAAMSDDDSTCLPKDFAKQFIVDNCKNIYFAGHETVAITASWSLMLLATYPEWQDRVRKEVAQVFPNGIPNVDSLPLLKTLTMVIHEVLRLYPPGAFVSREVYKDTQIGKLLVPKGVVLWTLIPTIHRDPEIWGANANEFQPERFKDGVSKACKYPQAYVPFGVGPRLCVGKNFAMVQLKVVLALIVSRFRFSLSPSYKHAPAYRMIIEPRHGVHLLIHKI; from the exons atggaggtAGTGATGTTGGTTTGTTTCATTGGCATGGTTGGAATGGTGATGTGGGTGGTTTTTGTGTATGGAATTGAGTGGGTAAAGTCTCAAAGGGTTAGAAGGAAGCTAAGAATGCAAGGTATAAGTGGGCCACcaccttcatttcttcatgggaATCTGCTTGAAATGCACAGAATCAACACTGCATCACAAGCCAAAGTTGTTCATAGTAGTGATCATACTCATGACTTCACTGAATCTCTCTTCCCCTATTTTGAAATCTGGCGAAAACAATACG GTCTATTGTACACTTACTCAACAGGGATAAAACAAAACTTGTATATGAATAGTCCAGAATTAATATCAGAAATGAACAAGTTAATGACTCTGGATTTGGGTAAACCTTCTCATATAACAAACAACCTTGCATCCCTTCTTGGAAATGGCATTCTCAGAGCTAATGGACTTAGTTGGTCCCATCAAAGAAAACTTATTGCTCCTGAGTTCTACATGGAAAAAGTTAAG GGTATGGTGGACCTAATGATAGAGTCAACGCAACCATTATTAATAAAATGGGACAAAGCCATTGAGGCCAAATTAggtagtgatgatgatgatggcaaTGGCACAGTTGAAGTTGAAGTTGATGAAGATTTGAGGAGCTTAGCAGCTGATGTTATTTCAAGAGTTTGTTTTGGACATTCATATTCCAAAGGAATTGAAGTTTTCTCTAAGCTTAGGTTAATGCAAAAGAAGATGTCCAAACATGGTACCTTCCTTTTTGGAATCAAAGGTTTACG GGATACTCTAAACAATATATGGAGAGGGAAGGAAAATGAGATTAAAATTATGGAGAAGGAGGTAGAGTCACTAATTTGGGAGTTAGTGGAGGAACGAAAGCAAGAATGCTCAGACAAACCTTCTTCAAAGAAAGATCTAATGCATTTATTATTGGAAGCAGCTATGAGTGATGATGATTCAACATGTCTACCTAAAGATTTTGCCAAGCAATTCATCGTGGATAATTGCAAGAACATATACTTTGCTGGCCATGAAACCGTTGCAATAACTGCTTCTTGGTCTTTGATGCTTCTTGCTACTTATCCAGAGTGGCAAGATCGTGTAAGAAAAGAGGTTGCTCAAGTTTTCCCCAATGGCATACCAAATGTTGAttctcttcctctcttgaaaacg TTAACTATGGTGATACATGAAGTGCTACGCTTATACCCACCAGGAGCATTTGTTTCAAGAGAGGTCTATAAAGATACCCAAATTGGAAAACTACTTGTTCCCAAAGGTGTTGTTTTATGGACCCTAATTCCAACTATACATAGGGATCCTGAAATTTGGGGAGCAAATGCAAATGAGTTTCAACCTGAAAGATTCAAAGATGGTGTCTCTAAGGCTTGCAAGTATCCACAAGCATATGTGCCTTTTGGAGTGGGTCCTCGCTTGTGTGTTGGAAAAAACTTTGCAATGGTtcaattgaaggttgttcttgcCCTAATTGTCTCTAGGTTTAGATTCTCTCTATCCCCTAGCTACAAGCATGCTCCTGCTTATAGAATGATTATAGAACCAA